The following are from one region of the Ptychodera flava strain L36383 chromosome 15, AS_Pfla_20210202, whole genome shotgun sequence genome:
- the LOC139151548 gene encoding ankyrin repeat and SOCS box protein 18-like — protein MLTEADGMHTSKEVDNSGVDKEMEKMVSLCKTWDKIPGQLQCKVKEYCFKIIERDDVEKLQYLLNAGFSPTTEFKVDMLFERFIESGGNKEIFDIDDPYEPDEPGVYAGVYTAMEVAISKSSVKCVKYLLANGVDPSKPTTQNMSPLCVACRSSHICEIVELLVRKGATLETDEALLVNFALYGCLKCVQLFIDHGADVDVCVAGFDGALHVLAVPQSDKSHAIAKLLLEHGCNVDLLDRDGDTPLAIAIMRGNLKGAEILLEHNASVNLRCIKQALHTAFTFGYVDCVNAVILKLDDLFYLDDEDGSSILDMALINSSSYVHSRCNYTLEGQESFIDPIPYISKLLIYGARTSIFWTSHLQDLLLNPKLSIEPIGAAVNSFMTFNLDLRGCPIPENKLKQHPDFYKKLLNLQFTPRSLQHQCRSFLTRHLNQNYYQQVIQYDIPANLKSYLLFSDPANLD, from the coding sequence ATGTTGACAGAAGCTGACGGCATGCATACCAGTAAAGAGGTAGACAATAGCGGTGTGGATAAGGAGATGGAGAAGATGGTATCTCTGTGCAAAACATGGGATAAAATACCTGGTCAACTACAATGCAAAGTCAAAGAATACTGCTTTAAAATCATTGAGCGAGATGATGTTGAGAAACTGCAGTACTTGTTGAATGCTGGGTTCAGTCCAACCACTGAATTCAAAGTGGACATGCTCTTTGAACGTTTCATTGAAAGTGGTGGTAACAAAGAAATTTTCGATATTGACGATCCGTATGAGCCAGATGAACCTGGTGTTTATGCTGGTGTCTACACAGCAATGGAAGTCGCCATTTCCAAATCTAGTGTCAAATGTGTAAAGTATTTACTGGCAAACGGTGTCGACCCAAGCAAGCCCACAACTCAAAATATGTCACCCTTGTGTGTAGCCTGTCGCAGTAGTCACATTTGCGAGATTGTAGAACTACTGGTCCGGAAAGGGGCAACTTTGGAAACTGATGAGGCACTGTTGGTCAATTTTGCCCTGTATGGATGCTTAAAGTGTGTGCAGTTATTCATCGACCATGGTGCTGATGTCGATGTGTGTGTTGCAGGATTTGATGGTGCACTACATGTATTGGCTGTTCCACAATCTGATAAGAGTCACGCCATCGCAAAGCTACTCCTTGAACATGGCTGTAATGTTGATCTTCTTGACAGAGATGGTGATACACCTCTTGCTATTGCTATAATGAGAGGCAATCTTAAAGGTGCTGAGATACTCCTAGAACATAATGCCAGTGTAAATTTGCGTTGCATTAAACAAGCCTTGCATACCGCATTTACTTTTGGCTATGTTGACTGTGTAAATGCTGTCATTCTGAAACTGGATGATTTATTCTATTTGGACGATGAGGATGGCAGTTCTATTTTAGACATGGCATTGATTAACTCTTCAAGTTATGTTCACAGCCGCTGTAACTACACACTGGAAGGGCAGGAATCTTTTATAGATCCCATACCTTACATCAGTAAGCTACTCATCTATGGTGCACGGACGAGTATCTTCTGGACCAGTCACTTACAAGACTTGCTTCTAAATCCAAAGCTGTCAATTGAACCCATCGGTGCAGCTGTGAACTCTTtcatgacctttaaccttgacCTCAGAGGCTGTCCAATCCCAGAAAATAAACTGAAGCAGCATCCAGACTTTTACAAGAAGCTGTTGAATCTCCAGTTTACACCAAGATCGTTGCAACATCAATGCCGTTCATTTCTCACACGGCATCTGAATCAGAACTACTATCAGCAAGTGATTCAGTATGACATACCGgcaaatttaaaatcttatCTCCTGTTCAGTGATCCAGCAAATCTTGATTGA